One Amaranthus tricolor cultivar Red isolate AtriRed21 chromosome 1, ASM2621246v1, whole genome shotgun sequence DNA window includes the following coding sequences:
- the LOC130820951 gene encoding myb family transcription factor PHL7-like isoform X2 encodes MGVPGLTIYHVKSHLQKYRLAKYLPESPSDGSKDEKKGSLDGLTNPESSQGLQINEALKMQMEVQKRLHEQLEVQRQLQMRIEAQGKYLQKIIEEQQKLGSVLKVSDSLPSSSNQDEEREKSSNSQPVTEHSPSPTSPRKKQKLDHSSTSNIDTVSVPSKNSPKKDFLDQWDQNIYGSAAGFGLDFESEFKKKENNEYEQRISSESDFLRSSK; translated from the exons ATGGGTGTGCCCGGTCTTACCATCTACCATGTAAAAAGTCATCTACAG AAGTATCGCCTTGCTAAGTATCTGCCCGAATCTCCTAGTGATG GTTCCAAGGATGAAAAGAAAGGTTCTTTAGATGGCCTAACAAATCCCGAGTCTTCCCA GGGATTACAGATTAATGAGGCACTTAAAATGCAAATGGAAGTCCAGAAACGTCTGCACGAGCAGCTTGAG GTGCAAAGACAGTTACAAATGAGAATCGAAGCTCAAGGGAAGTATTTGCAAAAGATCATAGAGGAGCAGCAGAAACTGGGTAGTGTCCTAAAAGTTTCCGATTCGCTACCATCCTCCAGCAATCAAGACGAGGAGAGGGAAAAGTCGTCAAATTCTCAGCCAGTTACGGAACACTCCCCAAGCCCCACTTCTCCTCGAAAGAAGCAGAAGTTGGATCATTCATCAACAAGCAACATCGATACTGTCTCGGTTCCTTCAAAAAACAGTCCAAAGAAGGATTTCCTTGACCAGTGGGATCAGAATATTTACGGCTCTGCAGCCGGGTTTGGGCTCGACTTCGAATCAGAGTTCAAGAAGAAGGAAAATAATGAATATGAGCAAAGAATTTCCTCCGAATCGGATTTTCTACGTAGTTCCAAGTAG